Proteins encoded in a region of the Trichosurus vulpecula isolate mTriVul1 chromosome 9, mTriVul1.pri, whole genome shotgun sequence genome:
- the LOC118831537 gene encoding oligosaccharyltransferase complex subunit OSTC-like, producing METLYRVPFVVLECPNLKLKKPPWVHMPSTMTVYALVVVSYSLITGGIIYDVIVEPPSVGSMTDEHGHQRPVAFLAYRVNGQYIMEGLASSFLFTMGGLGFVILDRSNAPNISKLNRFLLLFIGFISVLLSFFMARVFMRMKLPGYLPG from the coding sequence ATGGAGACGTTGTACCGGGTGCCCTTCGTGGTTCTCGAGTGTCCCAACCTGAAGCTGAAGAAGCCGCCATGGGTCCACATGCCGTCAACTATGACGGTGTACGCCCTGGTGGTGGTGTCTTATTCCCTCATCACTGGAGGAATAATTTACGATGTCATTGTAGAACCTCCTAGTGTTGGCTCGATGACAGATGAACATGGACATCAGAGGCCAGTTGCTTTCTTGGCCTATAGAGTAAATGGACAATATATTATGGAAGGACTTGCATCCAGTTTCCTGTTTACAATGGGAGGTTTAGGTTTCGTAATCCTAGACCGATCCAACGCACCAAATATTTCCAAGCTCAATaggtttcttcttctgttcatTGGTTTCATCAGTGTGCTCTTGAGTTTCTTCATGGCGAGAGTGTTCATGAGAATGAAGCTGCCGGGCTATCTGCCGGGTTAG